The following proteins are encoded in a genomic region of Zea mays cultivar B73 chromosome 9, Zm-B73-REFERENCE-NAM-5.0, whole genome shotgun sequence:
- the LOC100277783 gene encoding pentatricopeptide repeat-containing protein At3g18110, chloroplastic isoform X2, protein MSSMTVTSSPLPFLSSSSSLTCHLRRAGTATATAASSASEDFDYPLADPSLRWPHLRFPYLPAPRFPATVAAAPPVPARPPQEVEDPVATSGSASSLVEPLDARAHRGRVKKLSKLALRRAQDWRARVAGLADAVLELPPGAPVDDVLDGARASPDEVAFVVRAVGESSWRRALDAFEWLARSSAPASRAVAVVLGVLGRARQDSIAEEVFLRFAGEGATVQVFNAMMGVYARSGRFDDARQLLDTMHDRGIDPDLVSFNTLINARSKSGCLAAGVALDLLFEVRQSGLRPDVITYNTLISACSQSSNLEDAVTVFEDMIASECRPDLWTYNAMVSVHGRCGKAEEAERLFRELVEKGFMPDAITYNSLLYAFAKEGNVDKVEHTCEQLVKAGFKKNEITYNTMIHMYGKMGRLDLAVGLYDEMRAMGCTPDAVTYTVMIDSLGKMNRIAEAGKVLEDMTDAGLKPTLIAFSALICAYAKGGRRADAENTFDCMIASGVKPDRLAYLVMLDVFARSGDTEKMLCLYRKMMNDNYRPDDDMYQVLLVALAKEDKCEEIEEVIQDMELLCRMNLGIISTMLIKARCVSQGAKLLKKACLQGYKPDIKSLRSIMNAYVMTEKHEEGLSLLECICEHVSFSQDLISECSIMLLCRKQTSISAYEQYSQRLMLKYPGQNCNLYEYLITCLIEAEFFSEACQVFCDMQFIGIEASKSIYESIISTYCKLGFPETAHRLMDDALQSGIPLNILSCRVIIIEAYGKIKLWQQAEILVKGLRQASGIDRRIWNALIHAYAESGLYEKARAVFDNMIKTGPLPTVDSVNGMMRALIVDGRLDELYVVVEELQDMNFKISKSTVLLLLDAFAKAGDVFEVMKIYNGMKAAGYLPNMHLYRSMISLLCHHNRFRDVELMIAEMEGAGFKPDLAILNALLNMYTAAGNFDRTTQVYRSILEAGLEPDEDTYNTLIVMYCRSFRPEEGFTLLNEMGKRGLTPKLQSYKSLLAASAKAELREQADQIFEEMRSKSYQLNRSIYHMMMKIYRNAGNHSKAENLLAVMKEDGIEPTIATMHILMTSYGTAGQPREAENVLNNLKSSSLEVSTLPYSTVFDAYLKNGDYNHGTTKLLEMKRDGVEPDHQVWTCFIRAASLCEQTADAILLLKSLQDCGFDLPIRLLTERTPSLLSEIANYLEELEALEDSAALNFVNAVEDLLWAFECRATASRIFQLAVERSIYRDNVFRYPWQSLYRKISFEVVYNFILQKNICISCAYIKLHNWCRHCFFKLHLSTLAQAMIFFFL, encoded by the exons ATGTCTTCGATGACAGTCACCTCCTCACCATTACCCTTCCTCTCCTCTTCGTCCTCGTTAACGTGCCATCTCCGCCGAGCGGGCACCGCCACCGCTACGGCAGCGTCATCTGCTTCTGAAGACTTCGACTACCCTCTCGCCGACCCCTCTCTTCGATGGCCCCACCTTCGCTTCCCGTACCTCCCCGCGCCGCGCTTCCCAGCCACCGTCGCCGCGGCACCTCCGGTCCCCGCCAGACCACCACAGGAAGTGGAGGACCCCGTGGCGACTTCCGGCTCGGCATCTTCACTCGTGGAGCCGCTGGACGCGCGTGCTCATCGCGGGAGGGTGAAAAAGCTGAGTAAGCTCGCGCTGCGGCGGGCGCAGGACTGGCGCGCGCGCGTGGCCGGGCTCGCGGACGCCGTCCTCGAGCTGCCTCCCGGGGCGCCTGTCGACGACGTGCTCGACGGCGCTCGGGCATCGCCGGACGAGGTCGCCTTCGTCGTGCGCGCCGTCGGGGAGAGCTCGTGGCGGCGCGCGTTGGATGCTTTCGAGTGGCTCGCCCGGAGCAGCGCCCCGGCTTCACGCGCCGTCGCCGTCGTCCTCGGCGTCCTCGGTCGCGCGCGCCAGGATTCGATCGCAGAGGAGGTCTTCCTCCGATTCGCCGGAGAGGGCGCCACTGTTCAGGTGTTCAACGCCATGATGGGCGTTTATGCGCGCTCTGGCCGATTCGATGACGCACGGCAGCTGCTTGACACAATGCACGACCGGGGGATCGATCCTGACCTCGTCAGCTTCAATACTCTAATCAATGCCAGGTCCAAGTCTGGGTGTTTGGCTGCTGGCGTCGCCCTTGACCTGCTATTTGAAGTTCGACAATCTGGGCTAAGGCCAGATGTTATCACTTACAACACGCTCATCAGTGCTTGCTCACAGAGTTCTAATCTCGAAGATGCTGTGACAGTGTTTGAGGACATGATAGCTTCGGAGTGCCGGCCGGATTTGTGGACATACAATGCAATGGTGTCGGTGCATGGCCGGTGTGGGAAGGCTGAGGAGGCTGAGCGGCTGTTTAGGGAGCTGGTGGAGAAGGGTTTTATGCCTGATGCGATCACTTACAATTCTCTTCTCTATGCTTTTGCAAAGGAAGGGAATGTTGACAAGGTGGAGCACACATGTGAGCAATTGGTTAAGGCTGGGTTCAAGAAAAATGAAATAACATACAACACCATGATTCACATGTATGGGAAGATGGGCAGGCTTGACTTAGCAGTGGGTCTGTATGATGAGATGAGGGCTATGGGCTGTACTCCAGATGCTGTGACGTATACGGTCATGATTGATTCTTTGGGGAAGATGAATAGGATTGCTGAGGCAGGGAAGGTGCTGGAGGACATGACAGATGCGGGATTGAAGCCAACTTTAATAGCTTTTAGTGCTTTGATTTGTGCATATGCCAAAGGTGGGAGGCGGGCTGATGCGGAGAATACATTTGATTGCATGATTGCATCAGGTGTCAAACCTGATCGTTTAGCGTACTTGGTTATGCTGGATGTTTTTGCAAGGTCAGGTGATACGGAAAAAATGTTGTGTCTGTATCGAAAAATGATGAATGATAATTATAGACCAGATGATGACATGTACCAGGTCttgcttgttgcacttgcaaaggAAGATAAGTGTGAGGAGATTGAAGAAGTTATCCAAGATATGGAATTACTTTGTCGAATGAATCTGGGAATAATATCAACAATGCTCATTAAGGCGAGGTGTGTTTCCCAGGGTGCTAAACTATTAAAAAAGGCATGTCTCCAGGGATACAAGCCTGATATTAAGAGCTTAAGGTCCATTATGAATGCATATGTAATGACAGAAAAGCATGAGGAAGGTCTCTCTTTGCTTGAATGCATCTGTGAACATGTTTCCTTTTCCCAGGATTTGATATCAGAATGTTCCATCATGCTTCTATGCAGAAAGCAGACGAGCATTTCTGCCTATGAACAGTACAGTCAAAGGTTAATGTTAAAATACCCTGGTCAAAACTGTAACTTGTATGAGTACTTGATTACATGCCTCATTGAAGCTGAGTTTTTTTCTGAAGCTTGTCAAGTGTTCTGTGACATGCAGTTTATTGGCATAGAAGCTTCTAAAAGTATTTACGAGAGCATAATTTCTACCTACTGTAAACTGGGATTCCCAGAAACAGCACACAGGTTAATGGATGATGCTTTGCAATCTGGTATTCCGTTAAACATTCTCTCTTGTCGGGTAATTATAATTGAAGCATATGGGAAGATAAAGCTCTGGCAGCAAGCAGAAATCTTGGTGAAAGGGCTGAGGCAAGCATCAGGTATTGATAGAAGGATTTGGAATGCTTTGATACATGCATATGCAGAGAGTGGACTTTATGAAAAAGCAAGGGCAGTCTTTGATAATATGATTAAAACAGGTCCTCTGCCAACTGTTGATTCAGTTAATGGAATGATGAGGGCATTGATTGTTGATGGCAGATTGGATGAGTTGTATGTCGTTGTAGAAGAGCTTCAAGATATGAACTTTAAGATCAGCAAAAGTACAGTGCTCCTTTTGCTTGATGCTTTTGCAAAAGCTGGGGATGTATTCGAGGTAATGAAAATCTATAATGGAATGAAGGCTGCAGGATACTTGCCAAATATGCACCTCTACAGAAGTATGATTTCCTTGCTCTGCCATCACAACCGATTCAGGGATGTGGAATTGATGATTGCAGAGATGGAGGGAGCAGGGTTCAAGCCAGATCTTGCCATACTTAATGCTCTTCTTAATATGTACACTGCCGCTGGGAACTTTGATAGGACAACACAAGTATATCGAAGTATTCTAGAAGCTGGCTTAGAGCCTGATGAAGATACATACAATACATTGATAGTCATGTACTGTAGAAGCTTTAGGCCGGAAGAAGGTTTTACATTATTGAATGAAATGGGCAAACGAGGTCTGACACCAAAGTTGCAATCCTACAAAAGCTTGCTTGCTGCATCTGCAAAAGCAGAGCTGAGGGAGCAAGCTGACCAGATTTTTGAGGAAATGCGATCTAAGAGTTATCAATTGAATAGATCAATCTATCATATGATGATGAAAATTTACAGGAATGCTGGCAACCACTCCAAAGCTGAGAACTTGCTAGCAGTAATGAAAGAGGATGGCATAGAGCCAACAATTGCCACTATGCATATTCTCATGACTTCTTACGGCACTGCTGGACAACCTCGTGAAGCTGAGAATGTACTGAACAACTTGAAATCTTCCAGTTTGGAAGTCAGCACGTTACCATACAGTACTGTCTTTGATGCTTACCTGAAAAACGGTGACTACAATCATGGAACCACAAAACTGCTGGAAATGAAAAGAGATGGTGTAGAACCGGATCATCAAGTTTGGACATGTTTCATCAGGGCAGCTAGTTTGTGTGAGCAAACTGCTGATGCTATTCTTCTTCTAAAGTCTCTACAGGATTGTGGATTTGACCTTCCCATTAG GCTTCTGACTGAAAGGACACCATCACTGTTAAGTGAGATTGCCAATTATCTGGAAGAGCTTGAAGCATTAGAAGATTCTGCTGCTTTGAACTTTGTAAATGCAGTAGAAGATTTGTTGTGGGCATTTGAATGCAGAGCAACAGCTTCACGGATTTTCCAATTGGCAGTAGAGAGAAGCATATACCGTGATAATGTCTTTCGGTATCCATGGCAATCTCTATACCGCAAAATTTCATTTGAAGTAGTGTACAATTTCATTCTACAAAAAAATATATGTATTTCATGTGCATATATAAAATTGCATAATTGGTGTAGGCATTGTTTTTTCAAGTTACACTTATCAACTTTGGCTCAAGCAatgatttttttttttttgtaa
- the LOC100277783 gene encoding pentatricopeptide repeat-containing protein At3g18110, chloroplastic isoform X4, producing MSSMTVTSSPLPFLSSSSSLTCHLRRAGTATATAASSASEDFDYPLADPSLRWPHLRFPYLPAPRFPATVAAAPPVPARPPQEVEDPVATSGSASSLVEPLDARAHRGRVKKLSKLALRRAQDWRARVAGLADAVLELPPGAPVDDVLDGARASPDEVAFVVRAVGESSWRRALDAFEWLARSSAPASRAVAVVLGVLGRARQDSIAEEVFLRFAGEGATVQVFNAMMGVYARSGRFDDARQLLDTMHDRGIDPDLVSFNTLINARSKSGCLAAGVALDLLFEVRQSGLRPDVITYNTLISACSQSSNLEDAVTVFEDMIASECRPDLWTYNAMVSVHGRCGKAEEAERLFRELVEKGFMPDAITYNSLLYAFAKEGNVDKVEHTCEQLVKAGFKKNEITYNTMIHMYGKMGRLDLAVGLYDEMRAMGCTPDAVTYTVMIDSLGKMNRIAEAGKVLEDMTDAGLKPTLIAFSALICAYAKGGRRADAENTFDCMIASGVKPDRLAYLVMLDVFARSGDTEKMLCLYRKMMNDNYRPDDDMYQVLLVALAKEDKCEEIEEVIQDMELLCRMNLGIISTMLIKARCVSQGAKLLKKACLQGYKPDIKSLRSIMNAYVMTEKHEEGLSLLECICEHVSFSQDLISECSIMLLCRKQTSISAYEQYSQRLMLKYPGQNCNLYEYLITCLIEAEFFSEACQVFCDMQFIGIEASKSIYESIISTYCKLGFPETAHRLMDDALQSGIPLNILSCRVIIIEAYGKIKLWQQAEILVKGLRQASGIDRRIWNALIHAYAESGLYEKARAVFDNMIKTGPLPTVDSVNGMMRALIVDGRLDELYVVVEELQDMNFKISKSTVLLLLDAFAKAGDVFEVMKIYNGMKAAGYLPNMHLYRSMISLLCHHNRFRDVELMIAEMEGAGFKPDLAILNALLNMYTAAGNFDRTTQVYRSILEAGLEPDEDTYNTLIVMYCRSFRPEEGFTLLNEMGKRGLTPKLQSYKSLLAASAKAELREQADQIFEEMRSKSYQLNRSIYHMMMKIYRNAGNHSKAENLLAVMKEDGIEPTIATMHILMTSYGTAGQPREAENVLNNLKSSSLEVSTLPYSTVFDAYLKNGDYNHGTTKLLEMKRDGVEPDHQVWTCFIRAASLCEQTADAILLLKSLQDCGFDLPIRLLTERTPSLLSEIANYLEELEALEDSAALNFVNAVEDLLWAFECRATASRIFQLAVERSIYRDNVFRCL from the exons ATGTCTTCGATGACAGTCACCTCCTCACCATTACCCTTCCTCTCCTCTTCGTCCTCGTTAACGTGCCATCTCCGCCGAGCGGGCACCGCCACCGCTACGGCAGCGTCATCTGCTTCTGAAGACTTCGACTACCCTCTCGCCGACCCCTCTCTTCGATGGCCCCACCTTCGCTTCCCGTACCTCCCCGCGCCGCGCTTCCCAGCCACCGTCGCCGCGGCACCTCCGGTCCCCGCCAGACCACCACAGGAAGTGGAGGACCCCGTGGCGACTTCCGGCTCGGCATCTTCACTCGTGGAGCCGCTGGACGCGCGTGCTCATCGCGGGAGGGTGAAAAAGCTGAGTAAGCTCGCGCTGCGGCGGGCGCAGGACTGGCGCGCGCGCGTGGCCGGGCTCGCGGACGCCGTCCTCGAGCTGCCTCCCGGGGCGCCTGTCGACGACGTGCTCGACGGCGCTCGGGCATCGCCGGACGAGGTCGCCTTCGTCGTGCGCGCCGTCGGGGAGAGCTCGTGGCGGCGCGCGTTGGATGCTTTCGAGTGGCTCGCCCGGAGCAGCGCCCCGGCTTCACGCGCCGTCGCCGTCGTCCTCGGCGTCCTCGGTCGCGCGCGCCAGGATTCGATCGCAGAGGAGGTCTTCCTCCGATTCGCCGGAGAGGGCGCCACTGTTCAGGTGTTCAACGCCATGATGGGCGTTTATGCGCGCTCTGGCCGATTCGATGACGCACGGCAGCTGCTTGACACAATGCACGACCGGGGGATCGATCCTGACCTCGTCAGCTTCAATACTCTAATCAATGCCAGGTCCAAGTCTGGGTGTTTGGCTGCTGGCGTCGCCCTTGACCTGCTATTTGAAGTTCGACAATCTGGGCTAAGGCCAGATGTTATCACTTACAACACGCTCATCAGTGCTTGCTCACAGAGTTCTAATCTCGAAGATGCTGTGACAGTGTTTGAGGACATGATAGCTTCGGAGTGCCGGCCGGATTTGTGGACATACAATGCAATGGTGTCGGTGCATGGCCGGTGTGGGAAGGCTGAGGAGGCTGAGCGGCTGTTTAGGGAGCTGGTGGAGAAGGGTTTTATGCCTGATGCGATCACTTACAATTCTCTTCTCTATGCTTTTGCAAAGGAAGGGAATGTTGACAAGGTGGAGCACACATGTGAGCAATTGGTTAAGGCTGGGTTCAAGAAAAATGAAATAACATACAACACCATGATTCACATGTATGGGAAGATGGGCAGGCTTGACTTAGCAGTGGGTCTGTATGATGAGATGAGGGCTATGGGCTGTACTCCAGATGCTGTGACGTATACGGTCATGATTGATTCTTTGGGGAAGATGAATAGGATTGCTGAGGCAGGGAAGGTGCTGGAGGACATGACAGATGCGGGATTGAAGCCAACTTTAATAGCTTTTAGTGCTTTGATTTGTGCATATGCCAAAGGTGGGAGGCGGGCTGATGCGGAGAATACATTTGATTGCATGATTGCATCAGGTGTCAAACCTGATCGTTTAGCGTACTTGGTTATGCTGGATGTTTTTGCAAGGTCAGGTGATACGGAAAAAATGTTGTGTCTGTATCGAAAAATGATGAATGATAATTATAGACCAGATGATGACATGTACCAGGTCttgcttgttgcacttgcaaaggAAGATAAGTGTGAGGAGATTGAAGAAGTTATCCAAGATATGGAATTACTTTGTCGAATGAATCTGGGAATAATATCAACAATGCTCATTAAGGCGAGGTGTGTTTCCCAGGGTGCTAAACTATTAAAAAAGGCATGTCTCCAGGGATACAAGCCTGATATTAAGAGCTTAAGGTCCATTATGAATGCATATGTAATGACAGAAAAGCATGAGGAAGGTCTCTCTTTGCTTGAATGCATCTGTGAACATGTTTCCTTTTCCCAGGATTTGATATCAGAATGTTCCATCATGCTTCTATGCAGAAAGCAGACGAGCATTTCTGCCTATGAACAGTACAGTCAAAGGTTAATGTTAAAATACCCTGGTCAAAACTGTAACTTGTATGAGTACTTGATTACATGCCTCATTGAAGCTGAGTTTTTTTCTGAAGCTTGTCAAGTGTTCTGTGACATGCAGTTTATTGGCATAGAAGCTTCTAAAAGTATTTACGAGAGCATAATTTCTACCTACTGTAAACTGGGATTCCCAGAAACAGCACACAGGTTAATGGATGATGCTTTGCAATCTGGTATTCCGTTAAACATTCTCTCTTGTCGGGTAATTATAATTGAAGCATATGGGAAGATAAAGCTCTGGCAGCAAGCAGAAATCTTGGTGAAAGGGCTGAGGCAAGCATCAGGTATTGATAGAAGGATTTGGAATGCTTTGATACATGCATATGCAGAGAGTGGACTTTATGAAAAAGCAAGGGCAGTCTTTGATAATATGATTAAAACAGGTCCTCTGCCAACTGTTGATTCAGTTAATGGAATGATGAGGGCATTGATTGTTGATGGCAGATTGGATGAGTTGTATGTCGTTGTAGAAGAGCTTCAAGATATGAACTTTAAGATCAGCAAAAGTACAGTGCTCCTTTTGCTTGATGCTTTTGCAAAAGCTGGGGATGTATTCGAGGTAATGAAAATCTATAATGGAATGAAGGCTGCAGGATACTTGCCAAATATGCACCTCTACAGAAGTATGATTTCCTTGCTCTGCCATCACAACCGATTCAGGGATGTGGAATTGATGATTGCAGAGATGGAGGGAGCAGGGTTCAAGCCAGATCTTGCCATACTTAATGCTCTTCTTAATATGTACACTGCCGCTGGGAACTTTGATAGGACAACACAAGTATATCGAAGTATTCTAGAAGCTGGCTTAGAGCCTGATGAAGATACATACAATACATTGATAGTCATGTACTGTAGAAGCTTTAGGCCGGAAGAAGGTTTTACATTATTGAATGAAATGGGCAAACGAGGTCTGACACCAAAGTTGCAATCCTACAAAAGCTTGCTTGCTGCATCTGCAAAAGCAGAGCTGAGGGAGCAAGCTGACCAGATTTTTGAGGAAATGCGATCTAAGAGTTATCAATTGAATAGATCAATCTATCATATGATGATGAAAATTTACAGGAATGCTGGCAACCACTCCAAAGCTGAGAACTTGCTAGCAGTAATGAAAGAGGATGGCATAGAGCCAACAATTGCCACTATGCATATTCTCATGACTTCTTACGGCACTGCTGGACAACCTCGTGAAGCTGAGAATGTACTGAACAACTTGAAATCTTCCAGTTTGGAAGTCAGCACGTTACCATACAGTACTGTCTTTGATGCTTACCTGAAAAACGGTGACTACAATCATGGAACCACAAAACTGCTGGAAATGAAAAGAGATGGTGTAGAACCGGATCATCAAGTTTGGACATGTTTCATCAGGGCAGCTAGTTTGTGTGAGCAAACTGCTGATGCTATTCTTCTTCTAAAGTCTCTACAGGATTGTGGATTTGACCTTCCCATTAG GCTTCTGACTGAAAGGACACCATCACTGTTAAGTGAGATTGCCAATTATCTGGAAGAGCTTGAAGCATTAGAAGATTCTGCTGCTTTGAACTTTGTAAATGCAGTAGAAGATTTGTTGTGGGCATTTGAATGCAGAGCAACAGCTTCACGGATTTTCCAATTGGCAGTAGAGAGAAGCATATACCGTGATAATGTCTTTCG TTGCCTATGA